The nucleotide sequence GCTTCAGTTGTCAATTAAAGTTATTTCTTCCTGGGTTTCTCATTCCCTTTCAATGCTATTTGCTCGTGCAGAGGTGGAGGAAGGAATCACGGATGGGTGGTGGAGGAGGTTGCTCGTCCGCTGCTTCCTCTTCTTGGCTAGGGTGGCCCCGGGGCGCAAGCTCAGGTTGGTGGCAGTTAACAGCAGCCTGGGCCTGGCTTTGCCTGGACTCCTCCAGCTGGCAAGCCAACGAGGGCCCGGACTCCCACCCTCACCCCCTCAGGAGCCTGCTGTGCCACCCCTTGGCTCGCATCAGAGTTATACCCTGCTACTATTATGCCGTGAATACTTTTGGAACAAATTTTAAGGTATCCAAAAGGGTGGTGCAACTGTTATGCAGTGCTGACCATTACGCGGTGAAATATGgtagtggttttaaaaaaattaatcccgCTCTTCAGCAAAAAAGGTACCCAGAGCAGCTTATAAATGACTTTAAAAAGAACTTAATTTCTGCCTTCAAGCTTATAGcctaaaaagacaaaacaaaaggaaagagtGGAATAACAAACGAACTTAGGTTCAAGTTGTAAGCTATAATTTATAGTGACTTATTaggaaaataataacaaaacatcAGGGAAGCGAATTGAAAAATTTGAGTAGATTAGCTGTGAGCTAATAAGTAAATGGCAGAAAAGCAAATTTATTTGAGAAACTAAAGCCAGAACACAATTGAATAAAATTGTGCCTCTCTTTTTCCTAGTGCATAATTTTTTTTACCTAATACCTAGGTTTGAGACCAATGACTCAATCATATAccggtctactcagaagtaagcattcagttcaatggggcttgctgctAGGTAAAATACGTGTAGAATCTGCCACCTAATTCTCACATTGTATAGTATGAAGTTTTTCCTTAGCCGATTTAGGAATATGAGTGTTCTTTGTTTGGATTAGTTATGATTCATACGACAGTGCTCCTCTTAGGCTTAATTATAGCTAAACTTGATTTTGTTAAATCCAGCGTTTctaacaaatgcattttaaagacaTGGGTGTAGTTTCCAAGCACTGGCTGGAATCCATTaaatccatttcatttttttttaaagttattcctTATTGACTTTGGGTTGGCCAAAAAGTACCGGGACAACAGGACAAGGCAACATATACCATATAGAGAAGACAAAAATCTCACTGGCACAGCCAGATACGCCAGCATCAATGCACATCTCGGCATTGAACAGAGGTAAGGTCCAAGCAATCTCTGTAATGATGCTAGAAGCTGTAAATATTTGGGATCTTGAATGAACAAAACCTAAATGAATTTTAATTTCTAGCTAAAGAAATTAGCTAAGAAATGAAGGTGGATTAAATGTTCTCAACAGTTTTGTATCTTCTTGTTAAAATGATTCCCTCACAACAATTTCAGTAAACTAGGATCTGTCAAAGCCTGTtttacaaataaaacaatccatttCTCTCCATCTGGATGACACAATGTAAAATTCCCCAAACCCAGATTCTGTTCAGTAGTTTTGGTAAAGTATTATACTGCTAGTGTTTGGGTTTCTGTGTATGCCAGTTGTTTTGAATGGGGAGAGCTTGCTCTTACTATGTTTAAAACTATTTTGGTTGTTTAAATTTTAGTTGCCTAGTTCTTGCTTCTAGAAAGATGGCTGAATAATATCTAGGTAGATCTCCATGACTCATTGAAAATGCTAAACTCTGCTTAGAGCACATTCCTATCTTGTGGTACTATTCTGCTTCTAGACTTCTAGGTCCTCATTCCCAAAATCAAATGTAGAATCTCATTGAACCCAAACAACTAAATTTGTTTATAACTCAGGTTATGTATTGGTATGTTGGCAGTTTTATTGACTACCAGCTTCCTTTCAAACCATGCTAAGTCCTCAGGTGGCAAGTGCTTTTATACCTTTTAAGCataaactaaaaaaaacaccacacacacacacaaaaaaacccctgcctcttcctccacaGTCGTCGTGATGATATGGAGTCACTAGGATACGTATTGATGTACTTTAACAGAACCAGCCTGCCGTGGCAAGGATTAAAGGTATGTCATGAAATTTTACTTGAGGTTTATATTCTGCCCCCAGTCCATCACTCCCACTAGTGTAGTAGAGAACACTGCTACACATAGTACTGTATACTTGGCTCAATTGTTAAAAAGTCCTCATAACTCCATGGTGTCAAATGTTTTCTCCACATATCTTGAATAAAACAAACACAGTATGCTTAATGCACAATAACCATATGATGTAGGCATTAGACTGCAATAAATGGCATTCAGCTACATTCAAAACTTAATACCAGATTGGCCTTCATTTCCTTTGCAATATATTgtggtactgtggtacctcgggttaagaacttaattcgttctggaggtctgttcttaacctgaagcaccacttcagctaatggggcctcctgctgtcgctgcgcctccgttgcatgatttctgttctcaacctgaagcaaagttcttaaccccaggtaatatttctgggttagcggagtctgtaacctgaagcgtatgtaacccgaggtaccactgtacttggagatTTCATATAAAGCCTTTTCCATCAAGGTTCTGTCCATCTGAAATTTGCAGCTGTCCTTGTGTCACATATATTTATCCATGTGTCCCACAGGCtgcaacaaagaaacagaaatatgaaaagatTAGTGAAAAGAAGATGTCTACTCCTGTTGAAGTTTTGTGTAAGGTGAGAGAAAAGCTGTTGTTAAGAACGTAAACTGCTTTGGCAAGGAGCTATCTTTTCATTAGTAAAGTAGCCAAGAACCCTTAGACACAATATAAattcttttccttgttttcccgctcttaaaaaacaaaacttgcaaTAATCCAGAACTGATGTCTTGCATTTAAGACCTACGAGAATCTTTTCTGTAAGTCACTGTTTGACTAATTCTGTTTGCAGGGTTTTCCTGCAGAATTTGCAATGTATCTGAACTACTGTCGTGGCTTGCGCTTTGAAGAGGCTCCTGACTACATGTATCTGAGGCAGTTATTCCGTATCCTTTTCAGGTCAGTGGGGCTGAGGGTACCACAAAACCTTTGAGCATAACAGTGATAAACTAGCAAGTGCTTAGAACTAGAAAAAAAGTTCTGCTGACTTTTTATCAGCTTTAACAGAAACCCGTAGCCCTCACCAGGATAGCCTTAATCTCTTCATCTGGTTGAGGATTAGCCTGTCACCAGCAGCACTGAAAACAAATATAACATTCGTTATCTTCAAACACTCACCCAGATCAGagtcagtttttgttttgttttttaaattgagtAAATGCATGAATTATCTGTAAAAGATCAAATCTAGTATTTCAGCTGAAGAAATTACCTTTATTTCATTGACCACTTCAGTTGATTTGTCAAGAGTGGAAAGCCAAGCAGCATTTAAAGATATATGGCTGCAATAAAACAGTTCATGATGTCACATTTCCCAGGGCAATGGGGTTGTAAGCAAAATTTGCCCCAAACTTGCAAGCTGGTTGGATGAACGTAGGCCTTGTGTTTTAGAAAGAATATGGACATACTGGGAAGGGGAATGGTCCTTGTATACTAAAATGGTTTtgtatctgaaatttcatgttaCTACCCAAGGTTCAAGCTGGTTTGTATGTGTAAGTTGTACATTAATTACAATGTAAGCTGCCCTTACCGTTTATAAATGTTGAATTGCTCAAAATGGATTACAGCTTTAATGCAGACTATTATAATAGAAAATGACGAAGATCCCAAGTGTCACATGTGATGGGACTCTTTGGATCTTGGCCAATACTTTGTAAATGACTGCTAAGTGGCTTTCAAACTTGCTGCGaacagattttttattattaatccacCACACTACTCAATCTTCAAGTGTTTTACAAAGCATTATCAATTTTAGGCTTCAGTAAAATTTGTCTGTTATATAACGGCAATGTAGGTATTGCATTGCAGTGAAtattctgctttctttttctgctcACTAGGACTCTGAACCACCAATATGACTACACATTTGACTGGACAATGTTaaagcagaaagcagcacagCAGGCAGCCTCTTCCAGTGGGCAGGGGCAGCAAGCCCAAACCCCCACAGGCAAGCAAACTGACAAATCCAAGAGTAACATGAAAGGTTAGTAGCCAAGAACCAAGTGACGTTACAGTCCAAAAATAATAAACACTAATTTGGATGTCGGTGAAGTTAAGTGTTAGATCAAGGAGGCCATTAAAAACATACATTTGGCTATTTAGTATTAAAGAAAACGGACGTCCTTGGAAAATTTGACTACTAACTTTAAACCAAGTGTCCTTGTTTTTCATATCATTTCTTTGGGGATGTTGGGTCATTTTAACCACTGCATCTTCTGCTCCCGCATTAACCCCTCTTCAAAACTGGCTTGGTGTTGGGAACATGACAAACAGTATGATCCAAAATCCTAGACCTAACACTTTTTAAgaggaaagccttctgtttacttTTTCTATTGGGTCAGCATTTAGAAGCTTTGGTACGGGTACCTTTATTCTTGCATCCAAAATGAAGATGGAAAACTAGGCATGATCTCACTTGGAGTTCTGCCTAAAGCACTTGTGTGATGGATTTTTATTCCTTGGCATAGATAGTGTTAATTTTCCATCTTCAATTATAAATCCAGGCATGGATTATCCTGTGGGGTGAACTAATAAGGGGACTCTttaatttaaattgaattttaactGTCCATTACGTTAagtttttgcttttattaaaatgtggattcaaatgaaaactgaatttaatatgTTTTCAACACTGACACCTCTTAAACTGGTTTTCTATGAAGACCAAACCATGGGAGAACTTCTGTCCAAAGCAATAAATACAGCCCAGTACTGTATATCCTGGGCTTTTGTGGCTATAGGTGAGCCATGTCCTCTATCAGGTTGGCTTGTTGCCCACAAAGGAGCTCACTCTGCTCCTTCCTAGAATGGAGGTTCCAAGATCTCTCAGGGTGATGCACTTCATGAGGCAGCTTCATGAGGTGCCATCTACAGAATTGCAAATGGTGGATGCCACATCTGCAGTAATTCCAGGTTTAAACGGAGCCCATTTTACAGCAGGAAGGTGGACAGTAAGATAGCTAGGAGCTGAGCCTGCTGCTAACTTGTGGTGGGAATGGATAGGGTTGTACCTGTCATAGGGGACCATCATGCCAGTCCTTGAATAAAGAGTCTGAAAAACAATCCTAGTGTGGGTGGAATACACCTATTCCAGACAAGAAAGAATGAGGTGGAGCTCACAATGGCTGAAGGAAATAGTAGAAAATCTCTCAAATTTTATTGTGCGCTTAACACATTTGAAGCATAGCCATTCACTATTGTCTTCTGAATAAGGTgttaaagggggaagggggacaaTGAAGGTCTATGAGTTAGTGAAGACTTCACTCTTCTTGAGAAGCAGAGTCTCCAAAAATGCCAGAAACTGGGGTGTCTGAAGAGAAGAGAAGCCTTCAGTGAAGCACTTTGAGACAAGACTGATGATTGTACCTACCTGTACTTAACATGGAATAAAGTGAACTTACCTGCTGAAATTGGTTTGCATCCTGGTATCCGTGGGGCAGACATGGTCAAAAGATAATAGAATGGAACAAAGAGGTCTGGGCCAAAGGGACTACAAGTCTTCATAGATTTGAGCATCCAGTTCTTGGCTTTAGCAGACAAACAACCTATGTTTTACCATATTCATCCACTGAGTTCACTTGAGTTGCCTTGTAAGTCCTATTTTGTAGTCTCAAGTCCTTGAATACTGCAATTTGCTCAATTCACAAATGGTAAACATTATTACTCTTACCAGCTGAACTTGAATTACTACTTTTCATAAAATGGAAAAAATAGTCTGTCCAGTAATAAGCAAATGCTTCTGAAAAGTCTGCTTAATCTTAAAGCAGATAATCTTGATCAGTGCCTTTACatgaggagagggagacagacagacagcagaAAGCACTAATTTCGCATTTCTCCACCAAGTACAAATAATTCTGTAGGGCCAGAGGAATGTGATTTGAACAAAACTTGAGATTGCTGGCTATTTTGTTATTCTGAGGTGGGGCAGAGAAGTGGATGCAACACAGAGAAGAAACTCAAGGCAGGTAGGGAAAGGACAGCTTTGTTTGCTCTTCTTAGCATCTAGGGTTGGTCACAATTAGCTGTTACACGActttctggcaaatagaaggctCTTACTGGAAAATAAATTCTTCCAGTGTTAAACAAAATAATCAGGGGGGAGGTGTATTAAATGGAAACAGTGGGACAAAGAAGCAAGGCCTggttttcagaatgaaatgttgTAAGAAATGCTTCTCAAGAAGAAATGACTTCAAATGATGTGGACCTATGTGAACACTCTGGATCAACTGGTTAGTAAACATTTTTGCACTTTTCTTATTTATTGTACCCACATATTGCTGTGCTAATATAAGCAGAGCATATTGGGGTGGATTATTTTGGAGTTTCAATGTACAATTAATTAGTGAATTTATGGGAATATGTTAATtgcactcttgctgctgctgtaggacCTCTGATATTATTGATTGTTCGGCATAAACAAATACTCTGGTTGAAGATTGTGCAACACTTGTTATGCCATAGTGGAAAAAAAATCACTATTTAATTTGCTTTTGAGAGGGCTGACACATTGTTATATATGAGCTTATATTTGGCTTTTTCCTTGTAAATATTTTGAAGTGACATCCACAGCAGACCAAGCCTCTGAATAAGAATTTATGAATGCAAACATTGCTGTCCTAAAGGATGGTCACATCCCATATTTATAGCAAACATTACTTGTTTTAGAGCAAAACAGCTCTGCAGAATGTAATAGTTTCCCATAAACACAATTCCTACGTGCTTTAAGCATATCCCAGCTCTAtggaccagtgtgtgtgtgtgtgtgtgtgtgttttaaagaatgggTCTGGCAAATTTTACAATTAAAACAAGTGTACTCAATTACAGAAGTTGActtttcattgtttttgtttcagggtCCATATAAGAGGTTATAACTATCCGTTTGCAACATCTACAGCTTCATAGTCATCTGCTGGTGCCACCAAAACCAGCAGTGCTGCAACTTAAATACATATTGGACAATAAACTGCATGCTTCAAACAAGATATCTTCATCCAATTGGAACCATGGATGATTTCATAATAGTAGTTGATGAAAAATGCTCTGTTTGTTAGTGCAACTAACCCTTTTGTGGGTGATCAGAATAAAATCTTTATTGGCACAGGTCAGTAATTATGACCAGGCTTTTATTTCATAAATCAAAATAGCCATTGCTGAAAGTTACTGAATATGAGTGTGAGTagtatgcaaaaaacaaaaacaaaaacaagattggaaACTTGCTAGCTTGTCTTACTGGGTGGAGCAACATAATGATTCAGCAAAAAGCTCTTTAGCTGAAAGCAGATGTTGGATTTATTTTTCAGAATATCTGATGTTAGGAACTCAACTTGGGAGAGGCAGGGGTGAAAACTTAAGAGTTTGCAGCAGCTAGAAGCAATTCTGCAAATGTACAGTGCATAAGATCTGCATGATGGAGGAAACATGAAATGCCACAGATTTTATTTAATGGATCTTTTAGCCTACTGGAAATAAGCCACATTGAATACAGTAGGGCTTCTGAGCAAATATGCATAGGTTCAGGCTGTTGATGAAAGAGAAGAGTGtctgaaatgaagaaaacacTGAAATTTCAAAATACTTCTACAGCCAACTTGCTTTGACTTTAATGAAGAGAGCAGGTGGATTTAAACTAATTCTTCCCCAAGATACAGCTGACGTCAGCTGCTCTGACCTGTTGCACAGTTTGTTTATGAACTGGCCTATTCTAATGAACATTTTGAAGAAAACAATCACCACGCAGATGGAATTAGCAACTTTTCATCATTTCCTGAAGTAAAAAAAAGGTAGACTGCTTGGAATCTTGAAATCTAATTCATCACTTGTGTTACACAAAGATTACTGATGCTGTCAAAAATTTGGAAAGAAGACCACGATCTTGAAGAAAAATGTGCCAACAGAATTCAGTTGCAATATAAATCAAGCATTAAATTAACTTAATCTTCCTTGTCTATATTTTAACCCTGAATGCAGGTTAGATGCCTGACTGATGAATAAGACATTGTGACATAAGCTTTCTTCAGTAAACTCGCCTGTAACCTCAGCGCTAGAGGTTGGCTATTCAAGGTATACATACCTGTTCCTTAACTTTTTTAGAGAAGGCCACTCACTCCAGTGAACTGGTGAAAGCTTTTGTTAAGCACCTGGAGACAcaagtcccccctccccaagaactaAACCAGCTTTTCACAGCAAAGACGCCTCAGCAGGTAGA is from Podarcis muralis chromosome 2, rPodMur119.hap1.1, whole genome shotgun sequence and encodes:
- the CSNK1A1 gene encoding casein kinase I isoform X2, with the protein product MASSSGSKAEFIVGGKYKLVRKIGSGSFGDIYLAINITNGEEVAVKLESQKARHPQLLYESKLYKILQGGVGIPHIRWYGQEKDYNVLVMDLLGPSLEDLFNFCSRRFTMKTVLMLADQMISRIEYVHTKNFIHRDIKPDNFLMGIGRHCNKCLESPVGKRKRSMTVSTSQDPSFSGLNQLFLIDFGLAKKYRDNRTRQHIPYREDKNLTGTARYASINAHLGIEQSRRDDMESLGYVLMYFNRTSLPWQGLKAATKKQKYEKISEKKMSTPVEVLCKGFPAEFAMYLNYCRGLRFEEAPDYMYLRQLFRILFRTLNHQYDYTFDWTMLKQKAAQQAASSSGQGQQAQTPTGKQTDKSKSNMKGSI
- the CSNK1A1 gene encoding casein kinase I isoform X1; the encoded protein is MASSSGSKAEFIVGGKYKLVRKIGSGSFGDIYLAINITNGEEVAVKLESQKARHPQLLYESKLYKILQGGVGIPHIRWYGQEKDYNVLVMDLLGPSLEDLFNFCSRRFTMKTVLMLADQMISRIEYVHTKNFIHRDIKPDNFLMGIGRHCNKCLESPVGKRKRSMTVSTSQDPSFSGLNQLFLIDFGLAKKYRDNRTRQHIPYREDKNLTGTARYASINAHLGIEQSRRDDMESLGYVLMYFNRTSLPWQGLKAATKKQKYEKISEKKMSTPVEVLCKGFPAEFAMYLNYCRGLRFEEAPDYMYLRQLFRILFRTLNHQYDYTFDWTMLKQKAAQQAASSSGQGQQAQTPTGKQTDKSKSNMKGGAEKWMQHREETQGR
- the CSNK1A1 gene encoding casein kinase I isoform X9 gives rise to the protein MASSSGSKAEFIVGGKYKLVRKIGSGSFGDIYLAINITNGEEVAVKLESQKARHPQLLYESKLYKILQGGVGIPHIRWYGQEKDYNVLVMDLLGPSLEDLFNFCSRRFTMKTVLMLADQMISRIEYVHTKNFIHRDIKPDNFLMGIGRHCNKLFLIDFGLAKKYRDNRTRQHIPYREDKNLTGTARYASINAHLGIEQSRRDDMESLGYVLMYFNRTSLPWQGLKAATKKQKYEKISEKKMSTPVEVLCKGFPAEFAMYLNYCRGLRFEEAPDYMYLRQLFRILFRTLNHQYDYTFDWTMLKQKAAQQAASSSGQGQQAQTPTGKQTDKSKSNMKGGAEKWMQHREETQGR
- the CSNK1A1 gene encoding casein kinase I isoform X5, with amino-acid sequence MASSSGSKAEFIVGGKYKLVRKIGSGSFGDIYLAINITNGEEVAVKLESQKARHPQLLYESKLYKILQGGVGIPHIRWYGQEKDYNVLVMDLLGPSLEDLFNFCSRRFTMKTVLMLADQMISRIEYVHTKNFIHRDIKPDNFLMGIGRHCNKCLESPVGKRKRSMTVSTSQDPSFSGLNQLFLIDFGLAKKYRDNRTRQHIPYREDKNLTGTARYASINAHLGIEQSRRDDMESLGYVLMYFNRTSLPWQGLKAATKKQKYEKISEKKMSTPVEVLCKGFPAEFAMYLNYCRGLRFEEAPDYMYLRQLFRILFRTLNHQYDYTFDWTMLKQKAAQQAASSSGQGQQAQTPTGKQTDKSKSNMKG
- the CSNK1A1 gene encoding casein kinase I isoform X3, with the protein product MASSSGSKAEFIVGGKYKLVRKIGSGSFGDIYLAINITNGEEVAVKLESQKARHPQLLYESKLYKILQGGVGIPHIRWYGQEKDYNVLVMDLLGPSLEDLFNFCSRRFTMKTVLMLADQMISRIEYVHTKNFIHRDIKPDNFLMGIGRHCNKCLESPVGKRKRSMTVSTSQDPSFSGLNQLFLIDFGLAKKYRDNRTRQHIPYREDKNLTGTARYASINAHLGIEQSRRDDMESLGYVLMYFNRTSLPWQGLKAATKKQKYEKISEKKMSTPVEVLCKGFPAEFAMYLNYCRGLRFEEAPDYMYLRQLFRILFRTLNHQYDYTFDWTMLKQKAAQQAASSSGQGQQAQTPTGKQTDKSKSNMKGF
- the CSNK1A1 gene encoding casein kinase I isoform X4, whose translation is MASSSGSKAEFIVGGKYKLVRKIGSGSFGDIYLAINITNGEEVAVKLESQKARHPQLLYESKLYKILQGGVGIPHIRWYGQEKDYNVLVMDLLGPSLEDLFNFCSRRFTMKTVLMLADQMISRIEYVHTKNFIHRDIKPDNFLMGIGRHCNKCLESPVGKRKRSMTVSTSQDPSFSGLNQLFLIDFGLAKKYRDNRTRQHIPYREDKNLTGTARYASINAHLGIEQSRRDDMESLGYVLMYFNRTSLPWQGLKAATKKQKYEKISEKKMSTPVEVLCKGFPAEFAMYLNYCRGLRFEEAPDYMYLRQLFRILFRTLNHQYDYTFDWTMLKQKAAQQAASSSGQGQQAQTPTGKQTDKSKSNMKD